One part of the Podarcis muralis chromosome 3, rPodMur119.hap1.1, whole genome shotgun sequence genome encodes these proteins:
- the UFL1 gene encoding E3 UFM1-protein ligase 1, protein MAATWEEILKLSQQFQSAQFAQATQRLSERNCIEIVSKLIAEKQLEVVHTLDGKEYITPAQISREIRDELHVHGGRVNIVDLQQVVNVDLLHIENRANDLVKSDRTVQLVLGQLIDENYLDQIAEETNDKLQESGQVKISDLCKAYDLPGDFLKQAFSIRLGKIIHGKIDQDNRGVIFTDAFVTRHRARIRGLFTAITRPTPIINLITRHGFQEHLLYSMLEELVSTGRLKGTVVGGRQDKAVFIPDIYSRTQSNWVDSFFKQNGYLEFDALSRLGIPDPVNYIKKRYKSLQLLFLKSSCVGQEIVDQVEASVDEAISSGTWVDIAPLLPSSFSVEDASMLLQQVMRSFSKQPSTLVFGDTNVVSEKFINSCADLFSDLMHQKAEKEMKNNPVHLITEEDLKQSAFVENASSSKKDKKDERRKKAAEGTGSVKSSGGGNAREFKIKKAKKKGRKDADSDEESQTSSSNKSKHLEIPFLSPEEIEDVLRKHVRDCPEELITELADHLIRPLTKSYQEVVRSVFMSSTSSYSGASRKKTIKDLQEEVSTLYNNIRLFEKGAKHFTDETQSNIAKHMLKTFCTDITNLIFNCLAADQMMAAEDYTAITTEMRKKILSTLSEETRGPLTKLHISLNGKSLEEFVSCLDAAAEACDIMVKKGDKKKERQILFQHRQALIEQLKVTEDPALVLHLTSVLLFQFSTHCMLHAPGRCVPQIITFLSTKIPEDQHSLLVKYQGLVVKQLISQNKKIGQGDDDSVDNNLNAEESIEAIRKELQELAGSVKDLVLRPRKSSVTEE, encoded by the exons ATGGCGGCTACCTGGGAAGAGATCCTGAAGTTGTCCCAGCAGTTCCAATCCGCCCAGTTCGCCCAGGCGACGcagag ACTGTCGGAACGTAATTGCATAGAGATCGTTTCTAAGTTGATTGCTGAAAAACAGCTGGAAGTGGTGCATACTCTTGATGGAAAAGAGTATATTACTCCTGCACAGATTAGCAGAGAGATCCGTGATGAACTTCATGTTCATGGTG GTCGTGTAAACATTGTTGATTTGCAACAG GTAGTAAATGTAGATCTGCTCCATATTGAAAACCGAGCTAATGACCTTGTCAAATCAGACCGAACAGTTCAACTAGTATTGGGGCAGCTTATAGATGA GAATTACCTAGATCAGATAGCAGAAGAAACAAATGACAAGTTACAGGAATCTGGGCAAGTGAAAATATCTGATTTGTGCAAGGCATATGACCTTCCTGGAGATTTCTTGAAGCAG GCATTTTCCATCCGCCTGGGCAAAATTATCCATGGGAAAATTGATCAGGACAACCGAGGAGTGATTTTCACAGATGCATTTGTCACACGGCATCGGGCCCGTATCCGTGGTCTGTTCACTGCCATTACCAG ACCTACGCCAATAATTAACCTAATAACTCGGCATGGATTTCAGGAGCATCTGCTTTACT CTATGCTGGAAGAACTTGTTAGTACTGGACGTTTGAAAGGCACAGTGGTTGGTGGAAGGCAAGATAAGGCTGTGTTTATCCCTGACATCTACTCCAGAACACAGAGCAACTGGGTGGATTCGTTTTTCAAGCAAAATGGTTATTTAG AATTTGATGCATTGTCCAGACTTGGCATCCCAGACCCTGTGAACTACATAAAGAAAAGGTACAAGTCCTTGCAGCTGTTGTTTCTGAAATCATCTTGTGTTGGTCAGGAAATTGTGGATCAAGTGGAGGCCTCCGTGGATGAAGCCATCAGCTCTGGAACGTGGGTGGATATAGCG CCTCTTCTTCCAAGTTCATTCTCTGTAGAAGATGCCAGCATGTTGCTCCAGCAAGTGATGAGATCCTTCAGTAAACAACCTTCAACTCTGGTCTTTGGCGACACTAATGTAGTCAGTGAGAAATTTATCAACAGCTGTGCTGATTTGTTTAGTGATCTGATGCACCAGAAAGCTGAAAAG GAGATGAAAAATAACCCTGTGCACTTAATCACAGAAGAGGACCTGAAGCAGTCTGCATTTgtagaaaatgcttcttcaagtaaaaaagacaagaaagatgaaagaagaaagaaagcagcAG AGGGCACTGGAAGTGTGAAAAGTAGCGGTGGAGGAAACGCCAGAGAATTTAAGATCAAGAAAGCCAAGAAGAAGGGCAGAAAAGATGCTGACAGTGATGAGGAATCACAAACAAGCAGCTCAA ATAAGAGCAAGCACCTCGAGATCCCTTTTCTGTCACCAGAAGAGATTGAGGATGTTTTAAGAAAACATGTAAGGGACTGTCCTGAAGAGCTTATAACAGAACTCGCTGACCATCTAATAAG GCCCTTGACCAAGAGTTACCAGGAAGTTGTGCGTTCAGTATTTATGTCCTCCACTTCTTCTTACTCTGGAGCTAGCAGGAAAAAGACCATCAAGGACTTGCAGGAAGAGGTGTCCACCCTGTATAATAATATCCGATTATTTGAAAAAGGAGCAAAGCATTTTACAG ATGAGACGCAAAGTAACATTGCCAAGCACATGCTGAAGACGTTTTGCACTGACATCACTAACCTCATCTTCAACTGCCTAGCTGCTGATCAAATGATGGCAGCAGAAGACTACACTGCCATTACCACCGAG aTGAGGAAAAAGATTTTGAGTACTTTATCTGAAGAGACAAGAGGTCCTTTAACAAAACTCCACATTTCTCTGAATGGCAAG AGTTTAGAAGAATTTGTTTCCTGTCTTGATGCTGCTGCAGAAGCTTGTGATATTATGGTGAAAAAGGGTGATAAGAAGAAAGAAAG GCAAATCCTGTTCCAACACAGACAAGCTCTAATTGAACAGCTGAAAGTCACAGAAGATCCAGCTCTCGTTCTTCACCTGACATCAGTCTTGCTGTTCCAGTTCTCAACACACTGCATGCTTCATGCACCCGGAAGATGCGTGCCACAGATCATTACTTTCTTAAGTACAAAGATCCCAGAG